One region of Pogona vitticeps strain Pit_001003342236 chromosome 1, PviZW2.1, whole genome shotgun sequence genomic DNA includes:
- the NOP58 gene encoding nucleolar protein 58, with product MLVLFETAAGYAIFKVLDEKKLQEIDSLWKEFETPEKANKIVKLKHFEKFQDTTEALAASTALVEGKISKNLKKILKKIVAKDAHEQLAVADAKLGGVIKDKLNLSCIHSPMVTELMRGIRSQMEGLISGLPAREMAAMCLGLAHSLSRYKLKFSPDKVDTMIVQAISLLDDLDKELNNYTMRCREWYGWHFPELGKIITDNLIYCKCVRKIGDRKNFSSSDLSEVLPEEIEEEVKAAAEISMGTEVSEEDISNIQHLCDQVIEISNYRAQLYDYLKNRMMAIAPNLTVMVGELVGARLIAHAGSLLNLAKHPASTVQILGAEKALFRALKTKRDTPKFGLIYHASLVGQTTAKNKGKISRMLAAKTALTIRYDALGENTSAEMGAENRLKVETRLRQLEEKGIRRISGTGKAIARADKYLHKSEVKTYDPSGESTLPRVPKKHKREEEEEEDEGAPAPKKAKKIKVEEVKEEEGEEQDQEQEESEPVKKKKKKKEKKQKTQEEVWVEDEEEEAEPSASTAVEGTEKKKKKKKKIKEEPEDEY from the exons ATGCTCGTTTTATTCGAGACCGCAGCCGGCTACGCCATTTTCAAG GTTCTGGATGAGAAGAAGCTCCAGGAAATCGATAGTTTATGGAAAGAGTTTGAAACTCCTGAAAAAGCCAATAAAAT tgTAAAACTAAAACACTTCGAGAAGTTTCAAGACACAACGGAAGCTCTTGCAG caTCCACTGCTCTAGTTGAAGGCAAGATTAGCAAGAATCTAAAGAAGATCTTAAAGAAGATAGTAGCAAAAGATGCCCACGAACAGTTGGCTGTAGCAGATGCTAAACTGGGAGGTGTAATAAAG GACAAGCTGAATTTAAGTTGTATCCACAGTCCAATGGTTACTGAACTGATGAGAGGCATTCGTTCACAAATGGAAGGACTTATCAGTGGCCTTCCAGCACGTGAAATGGCAGCTATGTGTTTAGGATTGGCACACAG CCTTTCCCGATACAAGCTGAAGTTCAGCCCAGACAAAGTGGATACAATGATTGTCCAAGCAATCT CCCTACTTGATGACTTGGACAAAGAATTGAATAACTATACCATGCGCTGTAGAGAATGGTATGGTTGGCATTTCCCTGAACTGGGGAAAATTATAACAGATAATCTAATATACTGTAAATGTGTGCGGAAAATTG GAGACAGAAAGAACTTCTCCTCTTCTGATCTTTCTGAGGTCCTACCAGAGGAGATTGAAGAAGAGGTTAAGGCAGCTGCAGAGATCTCCATGGGGACTGAAGTGTCTGAAGAAGACATAAGCAATATACAGCACCTTTGCGACCAG gtGATTGAAATCTCAAACTATCGGGCACAACTATATGATTACCTAAAAAACAGAATGATGGCCATTGCACCTAACCTCACTGTCATGGTGGGAGAGCTTGTAGGAGCACGGCTTATTGCTCATGCAG GGTCCCTGTTGAACTTGGCTAAGCATCCAGCATCCACTGTTCAGATTCTGGGTGCTGAAAAAGCACTTTTTAGAGCATTGAAGACTAAACGTGACACACCCAAATTTGGTCTGATTTATCATGCTTCTCTTGTGGGCCAAACAACAgctaaaaacaaaggaaag attTCACGAATGCTAGCTGCTAAAACAGCCTTGACTATTCGCTATGATGCCCTGGGAGAGAACACCAGTGCAGAGATGGGAGCCGAGAACAGATTGAAAGTGGAAACCAGACTGAGGCAGCTGGAAGAGAAAGGG ATAAGACGAATAAGTGGCACAGGAAAGGCCATTGCCAGAGCAGACAAATACTTGCATAAGAG TGAAGTGAAGACCTATGACCCTTCGGGTGAATCTACGCTCCCTCGGGTCCCGAAGAAGCAtaaaagggaggaagaggaagaagaagatgaaggggCACCAGCTCCCAAAAAAGCAAAGAAGATTAAAGTAGAAGAAGTCAAAG aagaagagggggaggagcAAGACCAAGAGCAGGAAGAAAGTGAACctgtcaagaagaagaagaagaaaaaggagaaaaaacagaagACTCAAGAAGAGGTTTGGgtagaagacgaagaagaagaagcagagccATCCGCAAGCACAGCAGTAGAG ggcacagagaagaagaaaaagaagaagaagaaaattaaagagGAGCCTGAAGATGAATATTAA